The Chaetodon auriga isolate fChaAug3 chromosome 3, fChaAug3.hap1, whole genome shotgun sequence genome has a window encoding:
- the LOC143314789 gene encoding uncharacterized protein LOC143314789 isoform X2, whose translation MARMPASGDTEQEQMSCPERSRDEDNEEEDEDEIQEVQITGDEEDEESDRDGVELEWESGSTVLDSSGSAEETQAVVMRSMDRGEEEGETDPFSSNIHTGLESHLEGDLQRSERNRLSENTRLATRYAVRIFREYLSEKAQSPDFETMDKEALCAVLRSFYAEARSKSGQLYSKSSLISIRSSLNRYLNEPPYCRTLDLTKDPELRSANLTLAAVIRRLEEQGAGPVVQKQAITRSDLRKLYESSVFNTDTAFGLLNKVWFETCMYFCTRGRENQRELEEDSFGLAVDEDGRKFVYFKALGPYHKSRSAAWTKKRPDADEDTLPRMYETGTEQCPYASFVRYVSKRNPLCRAFFQRPRDHCCASDVTWYENKAIGKNLLGTRMQMLSRAAKLSKTYTNHCIGAVSIATLNSIVGAAGARPTTTLYVASETVNGHTQSHLQLVIPYLRRVNDAAASDPQRTTTATASAIINTSATTTTSKASADDEPGAPYAKKLCVRPGTRAESPEERNESEPVPARAKESHIHTQPAVRSPVAVPTQDSRGSSSMSSQQLVSVSPLGSAGIPTPAKLTKTNAPVHIDVGGHMYTSSLGTLTKYPESRIGRLFDGTEPIVLDSLKQHYFIDRDGPMFRYILNFLRTSKLLIPDDFKVSVCLEL comes from the exons ATGGCGAGAATGCCTGCCAGCGGAGACACGGAGCAGGAGCAGATGAGCTGCCCCGAGAGGAGTAGGGATGAGGAtaatgaggaggaagatgaagatgagatcCAGGAGGTCCAGATCACCggggacgaggaggacgaggagtcCGATAGAGATGGTGTGGAGCTGGAGTGGGAGTCAGGGAGCACAGTGCTGGACTCCAGCGGTTCCGCCGAGGAGACACAAGCGGTCGTTATGCGGAGTATGGaccgaggagaggaggaaggagagacggaccccttcagcagcaacatccaCACTGGGCTGGAGTCTCACCTGGAGGGAGACCTTCAGCGGTCAGAGCGGAACCGGCTGAGCGAGAACACCCGCCTGGCCACCCGGTACGCAGTGAGGATCTTCAGGGAGTACCTCAGTGAGAAAGCTCAAAGTCCAGACTTTGAAACTATGGACAAGGAGGCGCTCTGCGCTGTGCTGCGCTCCTTTTACGCGGAGGCGCGCTCCAAAAGTGGACAGTTGTACAGCAAGTCGTCCCTCATCAGCATCCGGAGCTCACTGAACCGGTACCTGAACGAACCGCCCTACTGCCGCACCTTAGACCTCACCAAGGACCCAGAGCTGCGCAGCGCCAACCTGACCCTGGCCGCGGTTATTCGGAGGCTGGAGGAGCAAGGTGCCGGTCCCGTGGTGCAGAAACAAGCCATCACGCGCTCAGACCTTCGGAAACTGTACGAGTCCTCTGTGTTCAACACCGACACGGCGTTCGGGCTGCTCAACAAGGTCTGGTTCGAGACCTGTATGTATTTCTGCACCAGGGGCCGGGAGAACCAGCGGGAACTGGAGGAGGACTCGTTCGGCCTGGCCGTGGATGAGGATGGAAGAAAGTTCGTATACTTTAAAGCTCTCGGACCATACCACAAGTCCCGCTCCGCCGCCTGGACCAAGAAGCGTCCGGACGCAGACGAGGACACCTTACCGCGGATGTACGAGACTGGCACAGAGCAGTGTCCGTACGCCAGCTTCGTCCGGTACGTGTCCAAACGGAACCCCCTCTGCAGGGCGTTCTTCCAGCGTCCCCGGGACCACTGCTGCGCGAGCGACGTGACGTGGTACGAGAACAAAGCTATCGGGAAGAACCTGTTGGGCACGAGGATGCAGATGTTGTCTCGCGCTGCCAAGCTCTCCAAGACCTACACCAACCACTGCATCGGTGCCGTGTCCATAGCAACGCTCAACAGCATCGTGGGCGCCGCGGGCGCTAGGCCGACGACGACGCTTTACGTTGCCTCGGAAACGGTCAACGGTCACACGCAGTCTCACCTCCAGCTCGTAATCCCGTACCTCCGCCGAGTAAACGATGCTGCGGCTTCAGATCCGCAGCGGACAACGACAGCAACGGCATCAGCAATAATAAAcacatcagcaacaacaaccacGAGTAAAGCCAGCGCTGACGACGAACCGGGGGCTCCTTACGCCAAGAAACTGTGCGTGCGCCCCGGGACACGCGCGGAGTCGCCTGAGGAGCGGAACGAGAGCGAGCCGGTGCCTGCGAGAGCCAAGGAGTCCCATATTCATACACAGCCCGCCGTCCGGTCTCCGGTCGCCGTGCCTACACAG GACAGCCGTGGCAGCAGCAGTATGTCGAGTCAGCAGCtggtctctgtgtctcctttgGGCTCTGCCGGCATCCCTACACCAGCCAAGCTCACCAAAACCAACGCACCTGTCCACATTGATGTAGGAGGACACATGTACACCAGCAGCCTGGGCACCCTCACTAAGTACCCTGAGTCCCG GATTGGTCGTCTGTTTGATGGAACAGAGCCTATAGTGTTGGACAGTCTAAAGCAGCACTACTTCATTGATCGAGACGGACCCATGTTCCGTTACATACTGAACTTCCTTCGGACCTCAAAACTCCTCATCCCTGATGACTTCAAAGTGAGTGTCTGTCTAGAGCTTTGA